The Eschrichtius robustus isolate mEscRob2 chromosome 16, mEscRob2.pri, whole genome shotgun sequence DNA segment GAGGAGTTCAGTCGCGTAGCGGAGAAGCTCTACCTCGCAGACCCTATGAAGGCACGTGTGGTTCTCAAATATAGGCATTCTGATGGGAGTTTGTGTATTAAAGTAACAGATGATTTAGTTTGTTTGGTGTATAGAACAGACCAAGCTCAAGATGTAAAGAAGATTGAGAAATTCCACAGTCAACTAATGCGACTTATGGTGGCCAAGGAATCCCACAGTG contains these protein-coding regions:
- the LOC137749941 gene encoding signal recognition particle 9 kDa protein-like: MPQYQTWEEFSRVAEKLYLADPMKARVVLKYRHSDGSLCIKVTDDLVCLVYRTDQAQDVKKIEKFHSQLMRLMVAKESHSVAMETD